In Nissabacter sp. SGAir0207, the genomic stretch CTTCCCACGCCGAGCCGCCCATGCGCTATACGCCGCCCTTTACCCTGACCTCTGAGATCCTTAACCATGTGGCTGACATCAGTGCGCTGCTGGGGCAGTGGTCGGTCACGCAAAATGAGATCCTGACGCCGCAGTTGCGCCGGGGAAACCAGATTCGCACCATTCAGGCATCGTTGGCGATTGAGAACAACACGCTGTCGCTGGCGCAGGTGACGGCCGTGCTGGAGGGGAAGCGGGTGCTGGGCCTGCCGCATGAGATCCAGGAGGTACGCAACGCCTTCGCGGCTTACCAGCGGCTGATGGCATGGCAGCCGTACCAGATTACGCACCTGCTTCAGGCGCATGGGGTATTGATGCAGGGGCTGGTGGATCATGCTGGCCACTTTCGCCAGAGCGGCGTCGGCATCTACCGGGATAAGCAACTGATCCATATGCCGCCGCCCGCCGACCGGGTGCCGCTGTTAATGCGCGAGCTGCTGGCATGGTGCGGCGCGACGGATTGCCATCCGCTGGTGGCAAGCTGCGTCTTTCACTATGAATTCGAGTTCATCCACCCCTTTGCGGATGGCAACGGGCGGATGGGGCGGCTATGGCAGTCCCGGTTGCTCAGTGAGTGGCAG encodes the following:
- a CDS encoding Fic family protein, which encodes MRYTPPFTLTSEILNHVADISALLGQWSVTQNEILTPQLRRGNQIRTIQASLAIENNTLSLAQVTAVLEGKRVLGLPHEIQEVRNAFAAYQRLMAWQPYQITHLLQAHGVLMQGLVDHAGHFRQSGVGIYRDKQLIHMPPPADRVPLLMRELLAWCGATDCHPLVASCVFHYEFEFIHPFADGNGRMGRLWQSRLLSEWQPLFAFLPVETVIKTRQEEYYAALSAADRQAQATPFIAFMLAAILEAMREVQAVAEPAIRLTPAVQALLQTLYRSPPLKSAELMAALGLRHRPTFRQNVLEPALQRGWVAMVNPDAPRSPQQRYWLTAAGDQVLANWLE